The proteins below are encoded in one region of Acetonema longum DSM 6540:
- a CDS encoding C39 family peptidase, which produces DTENANQPLANNFDKDAVAERLEVHEMIFDGVVDLVKTEAEKKRKAEEEAAAKKKAEEEAAAKKKAEEEAAAKKKAEEEAAARKKAAEEEATKKLIYFSQYNTDYTELRYDSKDGTAKGNIGSSGCGIVTMTMAIDSLSDYYVTPPVLRTLSVDWGTRVVGGTAPEFFPKAAEKYELDCEIISHTQSQDYKYDRAINALQQGNLVIGEMDEGHFTLKGHFVMFTKVENKNGTNWVYVYDPNDYNTSYTRKPWYNDGLIVVMEPGKVKAHGEKVIKPELL; this is translated from the coding sequence GATACTGAAAACGCCAATCAACCCCTTGCGAACAATTTTGACAAGGACGCTGTCGCAGAACGCTTGGAAGTCCATGAAATGATCTTTGACGGGGTTGTAGACTTGGTAAAAACAGAGGCAGAGAAAAAGAGAAAGGCTGAGGAAGAAGCAGCTGCTAAGAAGAAGGCTGAGGAAGAGGCAGCTGCTAAGAAGAAGGCCGAGGAAGAAGCAGCTGCCAAGAAGAAGGCTGAGGAAGAGGCGGCAGCTAGAAAGAAAGCTGCAGAAGAGGAAGCAACAAAGAAGTTAATATACTTTAGTCAATATAATACTGACTATACAGAACTTCGATACGATTCAAAGGATGGAACAGCTAAGGGTAATATCGGCAGTTCTGGATGCGGGATAGTTACTATGACTATGGCAATAGATTCTTTATCTGACTATTATGTGACACCACCAGTTCTAAGGACCCTCTCTGTTGACTGGGGGACACGCGTAGTAGGAGGAACTGCTCCTGAGTTCTTTCCCAAAGCTGCGGAAAAATATGAACTGGACTGCGAGATAATTAGCCACACGCAAAGTCAAGACTATAAGTATGATCGGGCCATAAATGCTTTACAACAAGGTAATCTGGTAATCGGAGAAATGGATGAAGGACATTTTACATTAAAAGGACATTTCGTTATGTTCACCAAGGTAGAGAATAAAAATGGTACTAACTGGGTCTACGTATATGATCCTAATGACTATAATACCAGTTATACCAGAAAACCTTGGTATAATGATGGATTAATAGTTGTTATGGAACCAGGGAAAGTAAAGGCACATGGTGAAAAAGTTATTAAGCCGGAGCTTTTATAG